The nucleotide sequence CTATAATCTAATCTATAGTCCCAACTGCATTGCACCAGGGCTGTCGCTATGACCTCAGTTTTGGTCTTTCAGTTTTCCAGCTGCttcatttttccagttttaataCTCTTTATTCACCTCTTGTGGAATCAAGATCAATACAAAAGGAATAGTTATACCAAGTATGTTCATTCCCTGTTGTAAGGATAGCATGTCTTTCCCATGCTTATTTCCACAGCTCTGGAAACTAGCACAGTATAGTTtgaataatgaaaaaatcagtgaaaaatatCTGGGAGGGTTTTTTCACAAACCTGTTTCTTATGGTTCCTTTGTAGACTGAAATAAGTAAAGTTGTGTTGCAAGTATTTTTAGTGCAGATAGATACATATCACCACATTTATCTCTTCCAGTGATACGGGGACAATACCTCCTGAAAGATGCTTATTTGGGAtcatgttaaatatttcagctttcttGGGTGAGTATAGAAAGCTGTCCTTGGTGAACTGCAGGCAGTTCTGGAATGCACACAGttttaaacaatttaatttcCGTATTCAGTTCATTAGACAGCCTGTAATTCTCGGTAAAAAACTAAATTCTAAGCAATCAATCTTAATTATCTTAAGCAATTGAGAGGAAAGTGCATGGCAGTGATGTTATCCACAAAGCTAGCATGACAATTGCAGATTCCAGGAAgccaaaaatgtgtttaaaaatccCAGTAGGCTAGtaagagaaacagaaatgcaaattcaAGGCATTCACCTTGTGCAGCAGTTATGGAGAGGGGGTGAAAAACAACCTAGTATgtctttcaaatgaaagaaatcagaaaaatctagtaaatctagggaaaaaaaatcagaaaaatctagTAGGTTGACTTGTTTACCATTATATTATTTAGTTTTGAGTTCCGGATCCTCAGCTTTCCTGTTTCAGTGTACCATAAAAcagtttttgtgttttaaatagttGCCTCTGTTGTTCAGCATCTTCCCAGTTAAAAAAGGACAGTCTGCTCATCAGCTGAAAATGTCACTGCATTTGGGTTCTTCATTAACAGGTATGGCTACCATGTATGTCCGTTATAAACAAGTTTACGCTTTGAATCCAGAAAGAGCCAAGATCATCAAGCTTAATAAGATTGGCCTGACACTAGGACTGATGAGCTGTTTTGGACTTTGCATTATTGCAAATTTCCAGGTTTGTGCTTTGCTTGCAATGTCCTGAAGCTGTCCagagttgtgtgtgtgtttgtttactgACATATTTGATAAAATGTGGCTTTACTGAAAACGAAACATTTTAGGGCAAACCTGTTTTTTGTCAAATTCCCTACAGAAAACCATTAATAAGCTAAGTTTCAGTTTAGAATTTCTTACTCATTTCCTACTTGCTTTATCCACTGGGATTTGTGAGAAGCCATTCATGAAATTCCAAAACATTAAGAAACCCATAAGTTTTGTAGAAAGCAAACTCATCTTGGATCTCTTTATAGGACATTTGAAAGCTCTAGCTCCAGATCAAAAGACCACAACTGTATTGTGTTTTGACTCAGGAGAATCAGGTATCAAATAGTAAAAACTTGTTACAACTAGAAGTAAAGCCAACAAAAACACCCAACCCCACAAGAAGTCCAGCTCTGACAAATCTGCTCTCTTAGGTATATTTTCCTTCAAACCCACACAATTGTTAAGAACACTGCAGTGTTTGTTAACCAGCTTTTGAATTTCTCCATCCCagtgtctctattttttttcctccccaataCTTCctaccccctccaaaaaaaaaaagtgatattctCACATATCACACCATCAGCAGCGCCGCATCTACATCGTTGGCTGTTACATGCGAGACAGTTGTACAATTGCCAGCCTCATCATATTAATTACCCGCTGGGTTTTGGGGGATCTGTAATGGTGCCTTTAGCCACTAGAGGCTGCAGTGTCACCTTGGTCTCCTGACGGATTAGGACCAGGGAAAAGCGAAGAGGAAAAGCTCCTGGAAAGCTCCACCTTTATCCCTTCTTTTCCCCTAGCACAGCTCTCCAAGTGCTTCAGCAGTCCCTGTCTTACAAACCTCAGCACACTCATTTTGGGGTTGGTTATTTTAGAGGCCTCAATCTATTTAGTTTTCTCTAGAGCTCTGGCTCTACCCAGAGGTCAGAGCCTCCCCTACCACACCCACCATGCAAAAGCCTCCAGCCTATGTTCAACCCCATGATTTCCCTCCACCACTGGTCAGGAGAGGGTATGTCTACTTTCTGTAGATTTCAAGATAATCAAAATATAGAAGGTGCATGTTAATTTGTTAACTGATTTGTGTAACATTTAATCTAGAGGAAGACCAAAATTGAAAGTGAGATACCTGCGTATCCAAGTGATGGTGAGGACTAGTTGAGGGCCACCCCAGAGACAAAAGGCATGAAAACCCTCTGGAATCCACTAGTTACCAAAGACAACTGAAGTGTGAAAATATACAGAGATGAACAAAGGGGATACGGGAACAGCCATCACGCAGAGAGCTCTCGCTGCTGGGagtcaaagcagcagcacagggctcaTCCCCATGGGAGGTTTAATTCATGCTGTTCAGCCAGTCCTATTGCTTTATTCTATTGATTTCCTCTCACGTGGGGCAAAGATTTCTCTCTGATGACCCCTCATCACTGAACAGCATGTGATTTCAGAGCACACGCCTTTGCAACGTGCTTATTCACTACTTAAATATAAATTCCCACCTTTGTTATCCTGTGGATGCAGCACTTCAAATTCATTTGTGCGCACGGAGATCGCGAGGAAGGGGTGACTGCAATTCCTGATCTTACAAGTTACTCAGTAAAATACACAGACAGTCTCATGCTTTAGGGCATGAAAGATCACCTGCACGATTGCCAGGCCTTGCATTGCACAATTGGCAAGATAACACTTCTACTTTCTGTCTTTGGGTACTGGGAGGAGAGGATTGAACACAATGTGATATTGCAGGGCATAAATTTTAAGTTGGGTTATTTTTCTTGGAATAACTcatagttttaatgatttttactGCTTGGCAGGTGATTCTCCTATAGTGTTTTTTAAGTTAAGAGGTATTACTGCTTCATTCAACCTTGTTCCCTCTGAGTATTCAAATACACTAATTTGACAAACAAGGCTTATTCAAACTAGAGTAATTCAGAGAAGCACtaaatctcattatttttaatccCATTTTGGGTACTAGAACTGTGTTGTTTATCCTGTATTGCATTGACTTTCATAGATACACAGATTCCTGGGATAGAAATGCTGAGCCTGTTGTCACTCTCGTTACCTGCCCAACTGCAGGGTTTCCGTCATCCAGTTTCTGTATTAATGTCCATTATGGCTAATGAGAACAGCTCGTATAAATTCCTGTAGTTAAGATATAGCTGTGACCTGTAACTTAGCCACAAGACCTTAAACAAAAGCAGCAACACAGAGGGCTGGCAggtgctggctgccagctgaCTCTGGATGGGGTTTCCAAGAAAAATCTCCTAAGTACTAGCACGTTCCAGAACTGCTTAGCTTGGGATGTGAGAACGTAGTGGAGTGGGTGGAGTGCCAAAGgtttacagaagaaaattgttCTCTGCGTTTAAAATGAAACGAGGTTCTGTACAAGCAGTGCTTTCTTTCCCCAGAAATGTATTCTGTACTACATACACGTGCTTGGAGCCTGCCTGACATTCGGAGTAGGGGCCATTTATATGCTGGTTCAGACCGTCCTATCCTACCTGATGCAGCCAGAAGTTCACAGCAAAGACATCTTTTGGATCCGTCTGACCGTGTTGCTCTGGTGTTGCTCAAGCATTGTGAGCAGTATCCTTTTGCTGTGCAGTGTCACCATAAAACAGAGCAGCCTTCACAAACGACAGGATTTGCATCTACATTAATTTAACCCACCAGTGTGAAAGGCTGTGCAGCAGAAGGCCTGTCATCTTTACACGTACAGCTCGTATCCTGCTATCTGTTTGTGCTCTGTATTGCAACCTGGGAACTTCAGGAAGAAGGGAACCATCAGGTTAAGCCCACAAGTGAGTCACTGGAtaataaaaaaaggtaagaaagagGGATGGTTAcccccctttctcctctcctttccttctgcacaCCAGCGACTGAAAATGGCAAAATAAGAGTTTATCACAGAGAGATCTGACTGTAGATAATGAAAGATGGGGAGAAAGGCAAGTGAACTTCAGAGATGGGTGGTTTtagtgggggggagggggaaagccaGGTAAGAAATAATAGTGTCTGTTCCCTGATGCCAGGAATGCTGCAGCAAGTTTTATAGCTGGATACAACAAAAAGAGAAGCACAGAATGTAGCATAAGAGAACATAGTACTAACCTAACTGTGTGCAGCAGTGCTGCACTGTGTCGGGTGGCTCCTAGAGCAAGTTTAAAGTGATGGCATTTGTCAGAGAAACAATTCTGGAGCATATTGCCAACGTTGAGTCAAGAGAGACATTTGACTTCTGACCTCACCTGCCCATCCTACAGTTCAAAAGACAAGACACTTCTGACCAGCATTCCCTACAGCCTTCCCTTGGCTCTGGAATCCATCAACTCCCTTAACTTTGAATTCTGAGTGCTGGAAGCAGCTCTGGGCTTTACAGAAATATTGGCAAACCCATCCAGAAAGAGAGGCCTTTTCCCCTGTCCGGAGTCACTTAACAGTCAGGAAACTGAACCATAGCAGTTCCTCTGCTCACCCCAATGCACCTAAACattgtattttgaaaattatgaCTCAGTTTTGTGTCAAACAGGACCACAGCACTAAAGCTTTCTAATTTACATCCCAAAAGACAAGAGTGCAAAAATCATCGCTTAAATGCTGTCCCATCTGCAGCTGAATCAAGGCCACCAGTTTAATCCCCACCAATTCCACTTATTTCCAGGCTGGCAGCCAAAACCAATACTAAACCATACGCCCCATTTCCCAGGGACGGAGCATCTCGCTGAGCTCCCATTCCTGCTACTGCAAGATTATATCATCTGAACCAGTCAGATGAGAAGCCATGGTCAGGGCACAGGCTGGTTATCTGTAAAGAAGCGAGAAGGACCCTTACCTGCTGAGGAGGAAGCCATCTGCAAGACTTCGAGAATTGCTGTCCTTGCCAGAAATTTTTGGTGCTAACAAAGAACAGGATTTTCAGCTTTGAACAGTTAGGAGCCAAATACAATTGGGGAAGACTAAAATGGAACAATATGATCTGCTGCAAGTTAAGAGCCTTTTACAGATGGCAGAAAACCACAAACCCCAAGTCTGGAGAGGTTTTTGAACCACCGTGGTCTAACCAAAATTAGAGGGAAGTAAAGCTGTAGAAATAAtgatacacatacatatgtatggaaggggaagaaaagggcaATTGTTGGAGTATTTTCTGAATTAACAGCTCATAATGTAATAAGGGCAAGATAGTAACAAGGAGAAGTCTGTGGCTGTAGGTGAAATGGTTGTAACTGGTACTGGAGGGCAGAAGGAGATAGcattttgtatcagcaatagtgtggccagcaggactaggcaagtgattgtccccctgtactcggcactggcgaggctgcaccttgaatactgtgtctggttttgggcccctcacttgTAGTgcaaagacactgaggtgctggagcgtgtccaagaAGGgccacgaagctggtgaagggtctagagaacaagttcTGTGAGGAGCGGCTGCGGGAGCTGCAGTTCTTTAGgtctggagagaaggaggctcaggggagacttactgctctctacaactacctgaaaggaggttgtagtggggtgggggtcagtctcccgagtaacaagcgataggataagaggaaacagcctcaagttgcaccagggaaggtttagattggatattaggaaaaatgtcttcaccaaaagggttgtcaagcactggaataggctgcccagggaagtggtggaatCGCTGTCCCTGGAGGGGTTTACAAGACATGtcgatgtggtgcttagggacatgggtGGAACtcggcagtgttgggttaatggttggactcaatgatcttaaaggtcttttccaacctaaatgattctctgattctataaAAATACTCCTGATCCTCTGCTGGAATGAAACAGCAGAATAGCCAACACAGAAAGAGCAAAGCAGTTAATTACCCGCTCTGCAATAAGGGGAGGATGGGAGATGGTTATTTTTGCATCACAATGATTAAATTCTTTCCATTGCAATAGTAACTCAGGCAGGTAACTAACAGCTACTAAAGCTGTACATTTTAATTAGCAGAGAATTGGGTATCTTGCATTCAGATTGGTAACCGGAGCTCCCTGGACCACTCACATCAATTTTTCAATAAGCTTTGGAAGTCTGGCTTTTCAAAGACGTGTTTGTGCCAGTGAGTTCAGCCTTGTTCACCACCAGAATTAATCTTTCACATCAGGAGGCTCTTGATGTTTAATCTCATTAACGATTGAAGAAGTTAATAACTTAATCCTATGAAAATCAGATCTTTGGTAACTTAATGCTCCAAGTTTCATTACACAAGCAGTAGCAGTGATGCAGCATATCTTCCCTCTGTAAGATGTGGATCTCAATCACTCTAGAAAGCACCCAGGTCTCTGAGCAAATGAATCGTTGTCATGTGGGGTTTTTCCTTGGCTGCTGTACCAAAGCAGTTATCAAACCGTGAGTGAACTAAGAGggagacagaaaagcaaataacCCTCTCTGCTGCAAATGAGACAGTATTCCAACCTGTAACCCACATACCAAGAATTCAAGGTGGTTGAGAGGTTGAAAAGCAATCAGAGAAAGAGGTCTAGATGCTATTAGCCTGGAAAATACcactaaaaaaaattcaaaacgcCAAGTAAGTATTCACATTTGATTATAGTTTAAATAAGGACACTATGTTTGCTCAAGGGGGTATAACAAGATGCAGCATACAGAGAACAAAGCTAATCGATTTAGATTAGAATTAACCTTTTCATGTGACAATAACTAGTCAGTTGGAACACCCTACCAGTCGGCAGGAATGCTGTGACCGTGTCACCATTACTGCTCATTATGCTGAGGAGACCTCATGGAAAACACGCAGAGAGCTCCTTACAGCCTCAGCTTGACACAATCCAGAGCCGAGTCTGAAATTTCCAAGTCGCTCATTCTTGGTCTTGAATCTTCCTTAAGATATTTCTTTACAGTGTTTGTCTCCTCAGTTGTCTTATACAGTGGCCTGTATGGAACAAATCTGGTGCAGAAGTTGCACTGGGACCCTCAGGAGAAGGTAAGTGATTGAGTGGAGAAaataaacagagaacaaaaaccaGCTACGTTATTTGCAGTGACCAGTGCGTCTGGGCACTTGCTGCAGTTGCGCACACGTACGTGGGATGGGGGAGGACAAGTGAGCTTTACCAGTTGAGCCAGGATGCAGCTACTCGCTGAAGTTACTGCTCTGAGCAAAACAATGGCAGCTTCAAGCGTTATTGTAAATTAATCTCACTCACGGGCAGTAATTGAACTGCCCTAAGGAGCTGTCAAACCACCAGCCTGTCTGGTCTGTGCTGGTCAGCAGTTCCCTTCACTgttaaatggctttaaactgcaacaggggagggtcagactggacatgaggaacaaatgtttcccagaaagagtggtcagagagtggaataggctgcccagggagggggtggagtccccatccctgggtgtgtttaagggtcgtttggatgagctgtggggggatgtggggtaggggagaactttgtagagtcgggctgagggttggactcgatgatcccgaggggctttgattctgtgattctatgatacagCGTAACAGTAAACAAGGAATCTCAGGTGCCAGCTGGCTGTGGTGAAGCCGAGCTCCTGCCTGCGGCCAGGTGGGTGTCAGGGGGGtcaggaggagaaacaggccagAGGATACAAGTGGCAGAGCTGCTGTTGAAGCTGCAAGTCTGGGCAGTGAGGGAGCCCAAGGGGGACGGAGAAAGGGCAGGTGGgtcttcccagctctgcctgtctccctgcccctcctcatcctctccagGCACTGCTGGAGGCATGATGTGTACGGGAGGAAATATTGCACAGGCTGGTTTGGAGAGCTTCTCCTTAAAGCATAAGGAGCCTCTCAGAAGTCTGGTTACATCCGAAGGAGGGCCTGGAACCTTACTTTTGTCAAGAGGTTTTGCTGTCAGTCATGCCAACCTCTTGAGTGAGCCGTCAGGTTTTGCAGGTAGATATTAAGTTCCCAGCGGGATCATCCCAGTTGTGTGCAGCTGGTGTTTTCCTGGTCATTCTCCCTCCTCTGCCGAGCTCAGCGCTTCATTCTCAGAGACTCCAGCTACGCTGAGGGACGTTGCTCTCCAAAGGGCACGGTTGTGGCTGCGGGATGTCGTGTGTGCAAGCTTTGTGCCATTGCAGGTTCCAAAGGAGCTTTTCACACTGATATTTTCCCCCCTCTCACTGTTACGCAGGGCTACTCAGCTCACATCATCAGTACCGTCTCAGAGTGGTCGTTGGCATTCTCCTTCCTCAGCTTCTTCCTCACCTATATCCGTGACTTTCAGGTAAAATGAAGTTTAACATTAAGCGCTCTGCTTCTCCGACTCTAAACAGCCTGATGCGGTGCAGGATGGGCTTCTGTTACCAGCCATCGAGGCTGGAAGACCCGTAGCATCGAGCGGCCTCTCTCCCTCAGTGGGACCTACCCCAGCGGCGTTAACACCCGCAGCCCAGCGTCGGACTCGCTCTAAGCAGCGTCACTCGCGAGATCTGTCAGTCCTGGGGGCGCGAGTCAGTCCAGGAGAAGAGCTTGGGAGTCGGTTCTGGAGCCGATCTGCGTTTTGGTGTTTCATGCTACTGAAATTGCCCGTGCTGAGCCAGTGACGAGCCTGCTAActtgaattttctttcctttttcctatgTAGAAAATTTCCCTGCGTGCAGTCGTCAGCTTGCAGGGACAAACCCTTTATAACGCGCCGCAGAGCTTTGTGACCGATGAGCAGACGCTGCTGGTAGCGGGGAGCATCTAGTGAAGGTGAAGAGAACATGTTCTCAGCATAACTCAGGAACTTAATAGCAATAACGGTTGATATTTCTAAAcgtttattttatataaaaaaatttatGAAGTGATTGTATTGTACTTGACATAAAGGGCTTTGCTATTAACCCACACAGCAATGCAAATGTTATCAGTATTGTAAACAAGCCTGTAACATTTCTACACATGCCAATGTCATGGAAGAATTAAATGAAGGTTGTTAAAGAGTTGTGTCTCCTCATCGCTTCCACCACACCCCGTTTCACTCCCTCGTTCCCTTGCCTTCCTCAGGCCAAGCCCTTTTGGCTGCTCGGAGCCCTCAGCCTAGAGCCGGGCTCCACCTCAGCGCCCACACCTGGGGCTGCCCCAGGACCCTGTGCCAGGGTGGAAGGACCCCAAAGCCAACCCACAGGGAAAATGCTCAAAATgtcttcctgcctgcctgccttcctgacttcccttcttcctgcctgccttcctgcctgcctgccttcctttcttcctgcctccctgccttcctgccttccttcctttcttcctgcctgccttcctgcccacctgccttcctttcttcctgcctgcctgcctgcctcccttccttcctgcctgcctgcctgctttcctttcttccttcctacctgcctgccttccttcctttcttccttcctgccttcctttcttcctgcctgcctgcctgccttcccacCTTCCCaccttcctgcctgcctgtcttccggccttcttccctccctccctgttcCTGGCAGTTGTTTGAGCTGATGGTCGGGTTCATCCAAGAGCCCCTGTCAGAGTGTCCCTCCTGCACCAGTCTGGGGTGAGGCAGCCCAGGCAGTCCGTGTCCTGCTCCCTCACGGGGAAGCACCGACTCAAATGAGCACCCAGCAGGACACGAGTCCTTGTAGCCTTGATGTCCCTAGTGCTCCCTCGATGTCCCTAGTGCTCCCCCGAGGCAGTCTCTGACCCAAGAACCAGCTGCTCATTCCTCTTGCTGCTGCCAAATGCTGCCACAGGGTGTTGCCAGCCCTTAACCCGGCCTTGCAGCTCCTCTGGGTGCTCCAGAGGCTGAGCCCCACAAGAATCTCAGTGCAAGACACTCCAGACGCGCGCCGGGGGGTTTATACTGAGCGTTTCCGTAGGGAGCACCTCCCACACCCAACAGCCACGTCCAGACCCACCCGGAAGCCTTAAAAACACACATTTGCTTTAGTTCTACCAAAGGACAGCAAAGTAAAGGGCTATTTGATTACACGCAGACCTACAGAATACATCACTGACAGCTGCCTTTGAGCCCCGTTTAGCAGGAAGAGCTCAGCTTCCTTCCTAAATAATTGCTCAAGTCTACAGCTACTTAAGCTCTAGCGTGTTTCCTCCCCCACCAAAACAGCTCGTTCTGGCATCttccctcccctgcaggggcagGTAGAGGACCAGCAGAGGAATTTAAGCCAGAGACCTCCTGGAAATCCCAGTTTTAATCTTTCTCCCAGATGACAGCAGGATGTCTCCATCGCAGTTGTGCTTTATTTGCACTTGCAGCCTGGTTCAGCCCAAACTTCAAACAATTCACATGGTGAAAACAAGCTTTGGAGCCAAAACCCTGCAAACTACAGAAGCCAGTGGACAAGAAGATATGATTAACATGGAGTCACAGTGCCCCCAGGGGCTCTCTGGCTCGGGGAAGATTTCCCCAAGTATTGTATTTTAGGTGCCAACGAATCCCGAGGGATCAGGGGCCTCCCTGAGAGTTGCACACTTGGCGACACGCTCCCTAACGAGGCAATACGCAAACCCCAGTTTCTGCTTAACTGCTACAACCTAGAAAACCTGATGTTTCAGCTAGCAGAAACCCCTTTTCTATGCCTCATTGAAGTCTCATTCAGCAAATTTAAGTCTCATTAGGTTTAACCAGGAAATTATCACGACAGTGACATACTACATGGGTTTTCAGAGCCCTGATCCCTgctggaaggagggagggagcccTTTTCCTGGTACAAAAGGGGGAGAAACAAAAATCCCACTCATTCATTCATGCAGCTTCTCAGGAAGGCTGTAGTAGGACCCTGTCTGCTCACAaggcttttttctccttcccattgcTGCTCGGCATCACCTTCCCTTCATCTCTCTCTCCCACAGACCACAAAGAGGTTGTTCCTGACAACCAGCACCGACAGGCTGCCCCCAGGAGCAACTCCTGCCCCAGAAAGCCCCAAATTTCTCTGTAATACCACCTCTGTGATGAGCCAGGTGAGACAGACCAACAGGGGGGCAATCAGGAGTCCAAGCTCTGTCAGGAGTTTGAGTTCTACCTAAAACAGCACATTCCCAAGTTTGCAGTTAAAAACCCACAGCCCCTCCAGACCACCTTAACGTTCCCCCACCAGCCCAGCACCACTTGTTGGGTTTCATGCTCATTCACAGTTCCACAGAAGTTCAACCTCAGAGCATCAAACTCTTCTGTTTAACAACCTCCTCAGCACTAGGAaaaccctcttcctcctctctcaccctTTTCCAAAGGGACAGGGCTGAGTGGCACCCAGAAACAACTCCTGATAGACTGCTCCAGAGATACACACCCTCATTGCATCActgcctctttctcctcctcccctccagtcacagaatcccagaatcatccaggttggaaaagcccttgaagctcctccagtccaaccatgaacctcacactgaccgttcccaactccaccagatccctcagcgctgggtcaacccgactcttcaacccctccagggatggggactccccccctgccctgggcagcccattccaacgcccaacaaccccttctgcaaagaaatccttcctaagagccagtctgaccctgccctggtgcagcttgaggccattccctcttggcctggcgcttgttccttggttcaggagactcctcccccctctctgcaccctcctttcagggagttgcagagggccatgaggtctcccctcagcctcctcttctccacactaaacccccccaggtccctcagccgctccccatcagacctgtgctccagaccctgcaccagctccgttgcccttctctggacacgctcgagtcattcaatggcctttttggagtgaggggcccaaaactgaacccactcatcgaggggcggcctcaccagtgccaagcacaggggtcagatcccttccctgtccctgctggccacactggtgctgatacaagccaggatgccattggccttcttggccacctgggcacactgctggctcattatcaatccccccccaggtccctctctgactggcagctctccagccactcctccccaagcctgtagcgctgctgggggttgttgtggcccaagtgcagcacccggcatttggccttagtgaaactcctccagttggcctcagcccatcgctccagcctggccaggtctctctgcagagcctccctaccctcgagcagatcaacactcccacccaacttggtgtcatctgcaaacttactgagggtgtactcgatgccctcgtctagatcatcaataaaggtgttaaacaggagtggccccaaaaccgagccctgggggacaccactcctgctgctccctggcaaGGTGAGATGGGTGAGATGTTTCAGTCAACTTCCACTGAGTTCATCAGCATTTCCTCGTTAAGGAGTGGCTGCATTCATACTTCTTGTCCTTGTCAGTTCCTGGGAACTTGTTCTTCCTCTACTCCTGGCTGACTGCAGTAAACTTACAGGCTCAGTCTAGAGAAATTGCCACCTAAATGGCACCAGTGTCTTCTTGTGAGACCATAACTGAAAACAGGGCTGACTTTCTCACCTGTGTGGTGTGCAAGGGGGCTCTACAGCGTTACTCCTGAAATGACCCCCACACCCCGCTGCAAGGACAAGGATGGAAGCATCTGTCAGCAGCTGAACACTGGAGATGAAGCATGCCAAGGAGTCACAGCCCTCTTGCTAAGATGGACAGGAATGCTAGCATAAGACATCTATCAAAAATGGAGAAAAACCTGCTAAAACAGCAACATCCAGCAGCCACAAATTGCTGGTGAATCCTCACCCTACCACCTGGATAGCTCAGGTTTGTCAGATTGAGTTAAACTGAAACACCACTTATCAGGTGTGAGAGGTGGAGTACAAAAATATCATGCATTTCCACCCAAAGCCAAATGGAAGGCTGctggctgggggagggagggggcagctttGGTGAGAGAGAAGAATGTGGAAGAAAGAGGTGGtaaagatgcaaaga is from Strix aluco isolate bStrAlu1 chromosome 25, bStrAlu1.hap1, whole genome shotgun sequence and encodes:
- the DRAM2 gene encoding DNA damage-regulated autophagy modulator protein 2, with amino-acid sequence MWWFQQGLSCLPVALVVWSAASFVFSYITAITLHHVDPLVPYISDTGTIPPERCLFGIMLNISAFLGMATMYVRYKQVYALNPERAKIIKLNKIGLTLGLMSCFGLCIIANFQKCILYYIHVLGACLTFGVGAIYMLVQTVLSYLMQPEVHSKDIFWIRLTVLLWCCSSIVSMFVSSVVLYSGLYGTNLVQKLHWDPQEKGYSAHIISTVSEWSLAFSFLSFFLTYIRDFQKISLRAVVSLQGQTLYNAPQSFVTDEQTLLVAGSI